One window of Saccharopolyspora phatthalungensis genomic DNA carries:
- a CDS encoding radical SAM protein produces the protein MDDISFVWLEITGKCQIECVHCYAESGPAGNHGAMREADWRRVIDQAAELGAGMVQYIGGEPTLHPSLPALIEHARHRDVEVEVFSNLVHVKPELWDVLSQPGVRLATSYYSTDPGEHGAITRRRTYERTKANIAEAVRRSIPLRAGVVDLWDGQRSDQAVNELRELGVTEIGTDRLRQVGRGVRTGQAGLDQLCGHCGNGKIAVSPTGDVWPCVFSRWLSVGNVRDRALAEILSGPQMAKVGARLGTHFIEGGRSPCDPQCGPNCSPACNPSCWPTGAGPCGPNGGCQPNYDG, from the coding sequence GTGGACGACATTTCGTTCGTGTGGTTGGAGATCACCGGGAAATGCCAGATCGAGTGTGTGCACTGTTATGCGGAGTCTGGCCCCGCTGGTAATCACGGGGCGATGCGTGAGGCGGACTGGAGGCGGGTGATCGACCAGGCGGCAGAGCTCGGAGCCGGGATGGTGCAGTACATCGGTGGTGAGCCGACGCTGCACCCGTCGTTGCCCGCGTTGATCGAGCACGCCCGGCACCGCGACGTCGAGGTTGAGGTGTTCTCGAACTTGGTGCACGTCAAGCCGGAGTTGTGGGATGTGCTTTCGCAGCCCGGGGTGAGGCTGGCGACCTCGTATTACTCCACCGACCCCGGCGAGCATGGCGCGATCACCCGCCGTCGGACCTACGAGCGAACCAAGGCCAACATCGCCGAGGCGGTGCGCCGCTCGATCCCGCTGCGGGCCGGGGTGGTCGACCTGTGGGACGGGCAACGCAGTGACCAGGCCGTGAATGAGCTTCGCGAGCTCGGGGTGACCGAGATCGGCACCGATCGCCTGCGGCAAGTCGGCCGCGGGGTGCGCACCGGACAAGCCGGACTGGATCAGTTGTGTGGGCACTGCGGCAACGGGAAGATCGCAGTTTCGCCGACCGGTGACGTGTGGCCGTGTGTGTTCTCCCGATGGCTGTCAGTGGGCAACGTGCGGGACCGTGCACTCGCCGAGATTCTGTCCGGCCCACAGATGGCCAAGGTGGGTGCGAGACTGGGCACCCACTTCATCGAAGGGGGCAGGTCGCCGTGCGATCCTCAGTGCGGGCCGAACTGCAGCCCGGCCTGCAACCCGTCATGCTGGCCGACCGGCGCCGGGCCATGCGGCCCGAACGGCGGGTGCCAACCGAACTACGACGGCTAG
- a CDS encoding AAA family ATPase, with product MFVRRAYIREANRPGRAERGRWPFTVPCVAELVDEGLRFEVPVTFFVGDNGSGKSTLVEAIAEGFRLDSYGGRLAAKRGRPNATKTPLGEVLTLETTAAGSRMLGGPRSRKQGFFLRAETAFQMTENLGGVPGYWEDNTAAMSHGEGFLTVFREMINKPGFYVMDEPEAALSFTSCLRLVALMHELGKTGAQVVCATHSPILAATPGADIIEVGDRGFRRIKWDELELVDHWRRYLASPDSYLRHIIS from the coding sequence GTGTTCGTCCGTCGCGCCTACATCAGGGAAGCGAACCGCCCCGGCCGCGCTGAGCGCGGCCGGTGGCCGTTCACGGTGCCGTGCGTGGCCGAGCTCGTTGACGAGGGCTTGCGTTTCGAGGTTCCGGTGACGTTCTTCGTCGGTGACAACGGCTCGGGAAAATCCACGCTGGTCGAAGCGATCGCCGAGGGGTTCCGGCTCGACTCCTACGGCGGCCGGTTGGCTGCGAAGCGGGGCCGTCCGAACGCCACCAAGACCCCGCTCGGCGAGGTGCTGACGCTGGAAACCACCGCAGCCGGGTCACGGATGCTCGGCGGCCCTCGCTCCCGCAAACAGGGCTTCTTCCTGCGGGCTGAAACGGCGTTCCAGATGACCGAGAACCTGGGCGGCGTGCCGGGCTACTGGGAGGACAACACCGCCGCGATGTCGCACGGCGAGGGCTTCCTGACGGTGTTCCGGGAAATGATCAACAAGCCCGGTTTTTACGTGATGGACGAACCCGAAGCCGCGCTGTCGTTCACCTCGTGTCTGCGTCTGGTGGCGCTCATGCACGAACTCGGCAAGACCGGTGCACAGGTCGTGTGCGCGACGCACTCGCCGATCCTGGCCGCCACGCCCGGCGCTGACATCATCGAGGTGGGTGATCGCGGGTTCCGCCGGATCAAGTGGGATGAGCTCGAACTCGTCGACCACTGGCGGCGCTATCTGGCCAGCCCGGACAGCTACCTGCGGCACATTATTAGCTGA
- a CDS encoding aminoglycoside phosphotransferase: MSPTAAEVAEADRQFAAWMRGNLARAADHFGVTVTDDPVFGWRLRSIGVPVCSFDGRRWLRVVSEQVQWAEGDWWTGNADANAITGIRKPRVLDVVEWDIPKVRRQRAELMTYVSGRRCSDTDSLRANVELSAGWWAELRRSLDVIRSTPTTRVRKDETAIRRSVHVRFGLSIEVRTWETVHGDLHWANLLQPDLAILDWEHWGRGPVGTDAASLYCYSLLAPRTAATVWDTFADVLDTPAGTTALLYVAARLLHRVEMGDHPELAAPLRRLVDGLET, from the coding sequence ATGAGCCCGACCGCCGCCGAAGTCGCCGAAGCCGACCGCCAGTTCGCCGCGTGGATGCGCGGCAACCTTGCTCGGGCCGCCGACCACTTCGGGGTGACCGTGACCGACGATCCGGTGTTCGGGTGGCGGCTGCGGTCGATCGGCGTCCCCGTGTGCAGCTTCGACGGCCGCCGATGGCTGCGGGTGGTCTCCGAGCAAGTCCAATGGGCCGAGGGCGATTGGTGGACCGGCAATGCCGATGCGAACGCCATCACCGGCATCCGTAAACCGCGTGTGCTCGACGTCGTCGAGTGGGACATCCCCAAGGTGCGGCGCCAGCGCGCCGAGCTGATGACCTACGTATCCGGTCGGCGCTGTTCGGACACCGACTCATTGCGGGCCAATGTCGAGCTGTCGGCGGGCTGGTGGGCCGAACTGCGCCGCAGCCTCGACGTGATCCGCTCAACGCCGACGACGCGGGTGCGTAAGGACGAGACGGCGATCCGCAGGTCGGTGCACGTGCGGTTCGGGCTGTCGATCGAGGTCCGGACGTGGGAAACCGTGCACGGTGACCTGCACTGGGCGAACCTGCTGCAACCGGACCTGGCCATTCTCGATTGGGAGCACTGGGGGCGCGGGCCGGTCGGCACCGACGCGGCGTCGCTGTACTGTTACAGCCTGCTCGCACCCCGTACCGCTGCGACCGTGTGGGACACGTTCGCTGACGTGCTCGACACCCCGGCGGGAACTACAGCGCTGCTCTACGTCGCCGCCCGATTGCTGCACCGCGTTGAAATGGGCGATCATCCTGAACTCGCGGCGCCGCTTCGGCGCTTGGTGGACGGCCTCGAAACGTGA
- a CDS encoding transposase family protein, whose translation MIMLREEKTNALGGFEWFVTTQSSPAEGAEPIMYQVRLPLSRTTIDSVASLITAHCKKIGSRWRKVTPGRQAVIVLAVLRHDQRLLDMAGGNAVSASTISRWVAEVIDLLAACAPRLDRVPAKATRAGADMVLLDGTLVRTQRRSGRDNRRNYSGKHKAHGLLFLALTDACGNLLWISAAAPGRASEITTSRRNKLTTKLREHGLGAVADLGFTGLEDDPDDPVIITGRRAARCHPITDAQKQANQLLARERAACEHAFADLKNWRILTRLRMHTRNATRLLRALLVLTNLEITR comes from the coding sequence ATGATCATGTTGCGGGAAGAGAAGACGAACGCCCTCGGCGGGTTTGAATGGTTCGTGACAACACAATCGAGCCCCGCCGAGGGCGCAGAGCCCATTATGTATCAGGTCCGGCTTCCGCTGTCGAGGACCACGATCGATTCCGTCGCCTCGCTGATCACCGCCCACTGCAAGAAGATCGGCTCCCGCTGGCGCAAAGTCACTCCGGGCAGGCAGGCGGTCATCGTGCTTGCCGTGCTGCGTCACGATCAGCGGCTGCTGGATATGGCCGGGGGCAACGCCGTATCGGCCTCCACGATCAGCAGGTGGGTCGCCGAGGTCATCGACCTGCTGGCCGCCTGCGCCCCCCGCCTGGACCGGGTGCCGGCCAAAGCCACCCGCGCCGGAGCGGACATGGTGTTGCTGGACGGCACCCTGGTGCGCACCCAGCGCCGCAGCGGCCGTGACAACCGACGAAACTACAGCGGTAAACACAAAGCCCACGGCCTGCTGTTTCTCGCCCTCACCGACGCCTGCGGCAACCTGCTGTGGATCTCCGCGGCCGCACCCGGCCGGGCCTCGGAGATCACCACCTCCCGCCGCAACAAGCTCACCACGAAACTCCGCGAGCACGGCCTGGGCGCCGTGGCCGACCTCGGGTTCACCGGACTGGAAGACGACCCCGACGACCCGGTCATCATCACCGGCCGCCGCGCCGCCCGCTGCCACCCGATCACCGACGCCCAGAAGCAGGCCAACCAGCTCCTCGCCCGCGAACGCGCCGCCTGCGAACACGCCTTCGCCGACCTGAAGAACTGGCGCATCCTCACCCGGCTGCGCATGCACACCCGCAACGCCACCCGCCTGCTGCGAGCACTGCTGGTGCTGACCAACCTGGAAATCACCCGCTGA
- a CDS encoding Fpg/Nei family DNA glycosylase: MPELPDVEGFRRVAKQAAHRQVREVRVHDAQVLRGVGSEAFQRTLRRRYLAEPRRHGKWLLIGTAGAANAPASPPVVLLHFGMTGNLQWCPHDAELHDHDRVVFDFAAGELRYRDMRKLTGIHLAREQDEVDDLLAGLGPDAQQIEAAEFGERLTRTRRRLKPALMDQSVIAGLGNICVDEILWRARIHPNRSTADLTDDDLDRLYREMRAMLREAVRVGRVPDGPSWLTGHRDEPDRRCPRCSTALRRTRIGGRSTLWCPTCQPD, encoded by the coding sequence ATGCCTGAACTACCGGATGTCGAGGGTTTCCGTCGGGTCGCGAAGCAGGCGGCCCATCGACAGGTGCGCGAGGTGCGGGTGCACGATGCGCAGGTGCTGCGGGGTGTCGGCAGCGAGGCGTTTCAGCGCACTTTGCGGCGCAGGTATTTGGCCGAACCGCGACGGCATGGCAAGTGGCTGCTGATCGGGACGGCGGGCGCCGCGAACGCTCCGGCTTCGCCGCCAGTAGTGCTGTTGCATTTCGGCATGACTGGCAACCTCCAGTGGTGCCCTCACGACGCCGAGCTGCACGACCATGACCGGGTTGTCTTCGACTTCGCGGCCGGCGAACTCCGCTACCGGGACATGCGGAAGCTGACCGGCATCCACCTCGCGCGCGAACAGGACGAAGTGGACGACCTGCTGGCCGGGCTCGGCCCGGACGCACAGCAGATCGAGGCCGCTGAGTTCGGCGAGCGGCTCACCCGCACCCGCCGCCGGCTCAAGCCCGCCCTGATGGATCAGTCGGTCATCGCCGGGCTCGGCAACATCTGCGTCGACGAAATCCTCTGGCGGGCCCGGATTCATCCGAATCGGTCCACCGCGGACCTGACCGACGACGATCTCGACCGGCTGTACCGGGAGATGCGGGCGATGTTGCGCGAGGCGGTCCGCGTCGGCCGGGTCCCGGACGGGCCGTCCTGGCTGACCGGGCATCGCGACGAGCCGGACCGGCGGTGCCCGCGGTGCTCGACGGCATTGCGACGCACCAGGATCGGCGGGCGCAGCACCCTGTGGTGCCCGACCTGCCAACCGGATTGA
- a CDS encoding 3-hydroxybutyryl-CoA dehydrogenase, with protein MTKIERLGVIGGGQMGGGIAEVSARAGIDVIVCEVNNDAARAGRARLWKSLDRAVQNGKLTEADRDETQSRLHFTTTLADFDDRDMVIEAIAEDEELKVKLFAELDKVLAAPDAILASNTSSIPIAKLASATERPNQVLGVHFFNPVPVLKLVELVPSLLTSAETVERASAFATEQLGKETIRAQDRSGFIVNALLVPYLLSAIRMLEGGFASAEDIDKGMVLGCAHPMGPLRLSDLVGLDTLKAIADSMYAEYAEPTYAAPPLLQRMLDAGLKGKKSGKGFYDYD; from the coding sequence GTGACGAAGATCGAACGCCTGGGAGTCATCGGCGGCGGGCAGATGGGCGGCGGTATCGCCGAGGTCAGCGCCCGAGCCGGCATCGACGTGATCGTCTGCGAGGTCAACAACGACGCGGCCCGGGCGGGGCGCGCCAGGCTGTGGAAGTCGCTCGACCGCGCGGTGCAGAACGGCAAGCTCACCGAGGCCGACCGCGATGAGACGCAGTCCCGGTTGCACTTCACCACGACGCTCGCCGACTTCGACGACCGGGACATGGTCATCGAGGCGATCGCCGAGGACGAGGAGCTGAAGGTCAAGCTGTTCGCCGAGCTGGACAAGGTGCTGGCCGCTCCGGATGCGATCCTGGCGTCGAACACCTCCTCCATCCCAATCGCCAAGCTCGCCAGCGCCACCGAGCGTCCCAACCAGGTGCTCGGCGTGCACTTCTTCAACCCGGTCCCGGTGCTCAAGCTGGTCGAGCTGGTGCCGTCGCTGCTGACTTCGGCGGAGACGGTGGAGCGGGCCTCGGCGTTTGCCACCGAGCAGCTGGGCAAGGAGACCATCCGGGCCCAGGACCGGTCCGGCTTCATCGTCAACGCGCTGTTGGTGCCGTACCTGCTCTCGGCGATCCGGATGCTTGAGGGCGGCTTCGCCAGCGCCGAGGACATCGACAAGGGCATGGTGCTGGGCTGCGCCCACCCGATGGGCCCGCTGCGCCTGTCCGATTTGGTCGGCCTGGACACCCTGAAGGCCATCGCGGATTCGATGTACGCGGAGTACGCCGAACCCACCTACGCGGCCCCGCCGCTGCTGCAGCGGATGCTCGACGCGGGACTCAAGGGCAAGAAGTCCGGCAAGGGCTTTTACGACTACGACTGA
- a CDS encoding alpha/beta fold hydrolase, with protein sequence MIVDGARLAYRHTSGRTGEALVFLHGTPSHSHIWRNVLPAVEAAGHAVLAYDLLGYGASERPPNRDTSVTAQAGLLAEALTQRGIQRCTLIAHDIGGAVAQIFATRHPDRIDRLMLIDTVSYDSWPSSTWRQIIRDHLDDYAAMPQADFEAMLTRQLRMTVADPARMSGETLAAYLAPHRTPMGRASFFAHQVRHYNSEPTQRLAPLLKTLTAPTRIVWGAEDRWQPVTFAERLAADIPNAALSVVAGAGHFLMEDNPARVVEEIQTLLKT encoded by the coding sequence ATGATCGTTGACGGAGCCCGGCTGGCGTACCGGCACACCTCCGGACGCACCGGCGAAGCGCTGGTGTTCCTGCACGGCACGCCGTCGCATTCCCACATCTGGCGCAACGTGCTCCCGGCCGTCGAAGCGGCGGGCCACGCCGTCCTGGCCTACGACCTGCTGGGCTACGGCGCCTCGGAGCGCCCGCCGAACCGCGACACCTCGGTTACGGCGCAGGCCGGACTGCTGGCAGAAGCCCTGACACAGCGTGGAATCCAGCGCTGCACGCTGATCGCCCACGACATCGGCGGCGCGGTGGCCCAGATCTTCGCGACCCGCCACCCGGATCGGATCGACCGCCTGATGCTGATCGACACGGTCAGCTACGACTCGTGGCCGTCGAGCACCTGGCGGCAGATCATCCGAGACCATCTCGACGACTACGCCGCCATGCCGCAGGCGGACTTCGAAGCGATGCTGACCCGCCAACTGCGGATGACGGTCGCCGACCCGGCGCGAATGTCCGGCGAGACCCTGGCCGCCTACCTGGCCCCGCACCGGACACCGATGGGCCGCGCGTCGTTCTTCGCACACCAGGTCCGGCACTACAACTCCGAACCAACGCAACGCCTGGCGCCACTGCTGAAAACCCTGACCGCACCGACCCGAATCGTGTGGGGAGCCGAAGACCGCTGGCAACCGGTCACCTTCGCGGAACGCCTGGCCGCAGACATCCCGAACGCAGCGCTGTCCGTGGTCGCCGGTGCGGGCCACTTCCTCATGGAGGACAACCCGGCCCGGGTCGTCGAGGAGATCCAAACGCTGCTGAAGACCTGA
- a CDS encoding alcohol dehydrogenase family protein → MRAVVLTGFGGPEKLEYREDVPDPQAGPGEVRIRVAAAAINNTDIWTREGAYGSPEDPGATAGWRREPLKFPRIQGADVVGRIDQAGAGVPESRLGERVIVDPMLYTGGERELVDTEYLGSERDGGFAEFTTVPAKNAHAIDSALGDAELATFPTAYATAMRMLNRAAVRDGETVVVTGASGGVGSALIQLATLRGARVVAITSDAKRERALRLGAHATVDRRVNDLEAAVRTEVGPVDVVADVVAGPSFPALLRMLGPLGRYVVAGGIAGPLVETDLRTVYLRQLQLIGSSFGTHDDFRQLRRHIASGELTPLLAATYPLRELPEAQEAFAAKEFFGKIVITLEGPA, encoded by the coding sequence ATGCGTGCAGTAGTACTCACCGGCTTCGGCGGGCCAGAGAAGCTGGAGTACCGGGAGGATGTGCCCGACCCGCAGGCCGGGCCTGGCGAGGTACGCATCCGGGTCGCCGCCGCCGCGATCAACAACACCGACATCTGGACCCGCGAAGGCGCGTACGGCTCCCCCGAGGACCCCGGGGCCACCGCGGGCTGGCGGCGGGAGCCGCTGAAGTTCCCCCGCATCCAGGGCGCCGACGTGGTCGGCCGCATCGATCAGGCCGGCGCGGGGGTGCCCGAGTCGCGGCTGGGCGAGCGGGTCATCGTCGACCCGATGCTCTACACCGGAGGCGAACGCGAACTGGTGGACACCGAGTACCTGGGCAGCGAGCGCGACGGCGGATTCGCCGAGTTCACCACCGTGCCCGCGAAGAACGCCCACGCGATCGACAGCGCGCTCGGTGATGCGGAACTGGCGACGTTCCCGACCGCCTACGCGACGGCGATGCGGATGCTGAACCGGGCAGCCGTCCGCGACGGGGAGACCGTGGTGGTCACCGGCGCCTCCGGCGGAGTCGGCTCGGCGCTGATCCAGCTCGCAACGCTGCGCGGGGCGCGCGTCGTGGCGATCACCAGCGACGCCAAGCGGGAGCGCGCGCTGCGCCTGGGCGCGCACGCGACGGTGGATCGGCGCGTGAACGACCTGGAGGCTGCGGTGCGGACCGAAGTGGGCCCGGTGGACGTCGTCGCCGACGTCGTGGCTGGGCCGAGCTTCCCCGCCCTGCTGCGGATGCTCGGACCGCTGGGCCGCTACGTCGTGGCCGGCGGGATCGCCGGTCCGCTGGTGGAAACGGACCTGCGCACGGTTTACCTCCGCCAGCTTCAGCTGATCGGCTCGTCATTCGGCACCCATGACGACTTCCGCCAGCTCCGGCGGCACATCGCCAGCGGCGAGCTGACGCCGTTGCTAGCCGCGACCTACCCGCTGCGCGAACTACCAGAAGCACAGGAAGCCTTCGCCGCCAAGGAGTTCTTCGGAAAGATCGTCATCACCCTGGAGGGCCCGGCATGA
- a CDS encoding TetR/AcrR family transcriptional regulator → MERAAELLERLTPAGRRVLDVAADLFYRQGIHAVGVEAIAVEAGVTKKTLYACFGSKDQLVTAYLVERDRRWRAWLERWIAEHATSAREKLLAVFDALEAWMDREDFRGCGFVNALAETPEPGNPSRAVIIGQKRWMREYLKNLATEAGVADPADFADSALLLFEGATVAASADIAGAVRQARKTAARLL, encoded by the coding sequence GTGGAACGTGCTGCGGAGTTGTTGGAAAGGCTGACGCCGGCAGGTCGGCGAGTGCTCGATGTGGCGGCCGACCTGTTCTACCGGCAGGGCATCCACGCCGTCGGTGTCGAGGCGATCGCCGTCGAGGCCGGGGTCACCAAGAAGACCCTGTACGCGTGTTTTGGCTCGAAGGACCAACTCGTCACCGCGTACCTGGTCGAACGGGACCGGCGCTGGCGCGCCTGGCTGGAGCGGTGGATCGCCGAGCACGCGACCTCGGCGCGGGAGAAGCTGCTGGCGGTCTTCGACGCCCTCGAAGCGTGGATGGACCGCGAAGACTTCCGGGGCTGCGGGTTCGTCAACGCCTTGGCGGAGACACCGGAGCCGGGGAATCCGTCTCGTGCCGTGATCATCGGCCAGAAGCGGTGGATGCGCGAATACCTCAAGAATCTGGCCACGGAAGCGGGAGTCGCCGATCCGGCGGACTTCGCCGACAGCGCACTGCTGCTCTTCGAGGGCGCAACGGTGGCGGCCTCGGCCGACATTGCCGGAGCGGTGCGGCAAGCGCGCAAGACCGCCGCCCGGCTGCTCTAG
- a CDS encoding GntR family transcriptional regulator produces MQRPPTTQEFVLDELRKSIVSGELAPGQPIRQDTIAQRLGVSRVPLREALKTLEAEGQVIYQPHRGYAVAELSLSDLLEVYRMRELLESEAARVATGRFTDADLTRVTDAQLDVDKAADSGDLVAMIAANRRFHFALLEPSGMPRLLRVVRTLWDATDAYRAVYYNSDANRERVRHEHDSIVAAAADRRADELVRLLDEHRQHAVDTLRTTIASDVD; encoded by the coding sequence ATGCAACGACCACCCACCACCCAGGAGTTCGTCCTCGACGAGCTCCGCAAGTCCATCGTGTCCGGCGAGTTGGCGCCGGGCCAGCCGATCCGGCAGGACACCATCGCGCAGCGACTCGGCGTGAGCCGAGTGCCGCTGCGCGAGGCGTTGAAGACGCTGGAGGCCGAGGGGCAGGTGATCTACCAGCCGCACCGGGGCTACGCGGTGGCCGAGTTGTCGCTGAGCGACCTGCTGGAGGTCTACCGGATGCGCGAGCTGCTGGAGTCGGAGGCCGCCAGGGTGGCCACCGGCCGGTTCACCGATGCCGATCTGACCCGGGTCACCGATGCCCAGCTCGATGTCGACAAGGCCGCCGACAGCGGCGATCTGGTCGCCATGATCGCGGCGAACCGGCGCTTCCACTTCGCCCTGCTGGAGCCGTCCGGGATGCCGCGCCTGCTGCGCGTCGTGCGCACGCTCTGGGACGCCACCGACGCCTACCGCGCCGTGTACTACAACTCGGACGCCAACCGCGAACGCGTCCGCCACGAGCACGACTCGATCGTGGCCGCCGCCGCGGATCGTCGAGCAGACGAGCTCGTCCGGTTGCTCGACGAACACCGCCAGCACGCGGTGGACACCCTGCGCACCACCATTGCGTCCGATGTGGACTGA
- a CDS encoding CaiB/BaiF CoA transferase family protein, translated as METLPMDGVVVADFSRVLAGPYATMLLADLGATVIKVERPGGGDDTRSWGPPWTNHSSAYFESVNRGKRSITLDLADPEDQEAARRLIRRADVLVENFKPGSLARYGLDYDRAREINPRLVYTSISGFGSKEGAHLPGYDFVVQAVGGLMSITGDADGPPMKVGVALVDVLTGKDAALGIMAALRYRDLTGRGQHVEVNLLSSLLASLANQMSNLLTTGIAPQRMGNRHPSIAPYETLRCEDAFLAVAIGNDAQFRKLTDALGLVVLADDPRFATNAQRVANRDELVRQLENVLGARTAADWQQRLQHLGIACGQVNDMSRAVHYAESLGLRPMVDPGGGAAMQVRMPIDFSGHDSAEVTPPPLLGADTKEVLSWLDDPDQQLSPIVSRRSSS; from the coding sequence ATGGAGACGCTGCCGATGGACGGCGTGGTCGTCGCGGACTTCAGCCGAGTGCTGGCCGGCCCGTACGCGACCATGCTGCTGGCCGACCTCGGCGCGACCGTGATCAAGGTCGAGCGCCCGGGCGGCGGGGACGACACGCGTTCCTGGGGCCCGCCGTGGACCAACCACAGCTCCGCTTACTTCGAATCGGTCAACCGGGGCAAGCGCAGCATCACCCTTGACCTGGCCGACCCCGAGGACCAGGAGGCCGCGCGCCGGCTCATCCGCCGCGCCGACGTCCTGGTGGAGAACTTCAAGCCCGGCTCGCTGGCCCGCTACGGCCTGGACTACGACCGCGCGCGGGAGATCAACCCGCGGCTGGTCTACACCTCGATCTCCGGGTTCGGCAGCAAGGAAGGCGCGCACCTACCCGGCTACGACTTCGTGGTGCAGGCGGTCGGCGGCCTGATGAGCATCACCGGCGATGCCGACGGCCCGCCGATGAAAGTCGGGGTGGCGCTGGTGGACGTGCTCACCGGCAAGGACGCGGCGCTGGGCATCATGGCCGCGCTGCGCTACCGCGACCTGACCGGACGCGGCCAGCACGTCGAGGTGAACCTGCTGTCCAGCCTGTTGGCGTCGCTGGCCAACCAGATGAGCAACCTGCTGACCACCGGCATCGCGCCGCAGCGGATGGGCAACCGGCACCCCAGCATCGCGCCTTACGAAACGCTGCGCTGCGAGGACGCCTTCCTGGCCGTGGCGATCGGCAACGACGCGCAGTTCCGCAAACTGACGGACGCGCTCGGCCTGGTCGTGCTGGCCGACGATCCGCGGTTCGCGACCAACGCGCAGCGGGTGGCCAACCGCGACGAACTGGTGCGGCAGCTGGAGAACGTGCTCGGCGCTCGCACCGCCGCGGACTGGCAGCAGCGCTTGCAGCACCTGGGCATCGCGTGCGGCCAGGTCAACGACATGTCGCGGGCCGTGCATTACGCCGAGTCGCTGGGACTGCGGCCGATGGTCGATCCGGGAGGCGGCGCCGCGATGCAGGTGCGCATGCCCATCGACTTCTCCGGCCACGACAGCGCCGAGGTGACGCCGCCGCCGCTGCTCGGTGCGGACACCAAGGAAGTCCTTTCCTGGCTTGATGATCCCGACCAGCAGCTTTCGCCAATCGTGTCAAGGAGGAGCTCGTCATGA
- a CDS encoding acyl-CoA dehydrogenase family protein, with protein sequence MSAGGKRPAFDPRDPLGIDAEFTPEQLAIRDSVRALCRDHVQPHVAEWFERGEFPQARELARELGKLGVLGMHLDGYGCAGLSAVDYGIACEELEACDSGLRSLVSVQGSLAMFAIWRWGSEEHKQHWLPQMAAGEEIGCFGLTEPDHGSDPASMRTVARRDGADWVLNGRKMWITNGTVASIAVVWAQTDQGVRGFVVPTDTPGFSAPEIKHKLSLRASVTSELVLDDVRLPADAVLPEVTGLRGPLSCLNEARYGIVWGAVGAARSCLEAALDYATTREQFGRPIGGFQLTQGKLADMAVRVQNGRLLALHLGKRKDAGQLIPQQVSFGKLDNVRGALEVARTARTILGANGISLEYPVIRHMTNLESVLTYEGTSEMHALTIGQALTGLSAFRG encoded by the coding sequence ATGAGTGCCGGTGGAAAACGACCCGCGTTCGATCCGCGCGATCCGCTCGGGATCGACGCCGAATTCACCCCGGAGCAGCTGGCGATCCGCGACAGCGTGCGCGCGCTGTGCCGGGACCACGTGCAGCCGCACGTCGCGGAATGGTTCGAGCGCGGCGAGTTCCCGCAGGCCCGGGAATTGGCCCGGGAACTGGGCAAGCTCGGCGTGCTCGGCATGCACCTCGACGGCTACGGCTGCGCCGGACTGTCCGCAGTGGACTACGGCATCGCTTGCGAGGAATTGGAGGCCTGCGATTCCGGGCTACGCTCGCTGGTCTCGGTGCAGGGTTCGCTGGCGATGTTCGCGATCTGGCGCTGGGGCTCGGAGGAGCACAAGCAGCACTGGCTGCCGCAAATGGCCGCGGGCGAGGAGATCGGGTGCTTCGGCCTGACCGAACCGGATCATGGCTCGGACCCGGCGTCGATGCGCACCGTCGCGCGCCGCGACGGCGCCGACTGGGTACTCAACGGACGCAAGATGTGGATCACCAACGGCACCGTTGCCTCGATCGCGGTGGTGTGGGCGCAGACCGACCAAGGCGTGCGGGGTTTCGTCGTCCCGACCGACACGCCGGGCTTCTCGGCGCCGGAGATCAAGCACAAGCTGTCGCTGCGGGCCTCGGTGACCAGCGAGCTGGTGCTCGACGACGTCCGGCTGCCCGCCGACGCGGTGCTGCCGGAGGTCACCGGTCTGCGCGGGCCGCTGTCCTGCCTCAACGAAGCACGCTACGGCATCGTGTGGGGCGCGGTCGGGGCCGCGCGCAGCTGCCTGGAGGCGGCGCTGGATTATGCGACCACCCGCGAGCAGTTCGGGCGGCCGATCGGTGGTTTCCAGCTGACCCAGGGCAAGCTCGCCGACATGGCCGTCCGAGTCCAGAATGGACGATTGCTGGCGCTGCACCTCGGCAAGCGCAAGGACGCCGGCCAGCTGATCCCGCAGCAGGTGAGCTTCGGCAAGCTCGACAACGTCCGCGGCGCGCTGGAGGTGGCCCGCACCGCGCGAACCATCCTGGGCGCCAACGGTATTTCGCTGGAGTACCCGGTGATCCGGCACATGACCAACCTGGAGTCGGTGCTGACCTACGAGGGCACCAGCGAGATGCACGCCCTCACCATCGGCCAGGCGTTGACCGGGCTGTCGGCCTTCCGCGGTTGA